From the Candidatus Methylarchaceae archaeon HK02M2 genome, the window AATCCGCGTCCAAAGCCTCTACCCCAACCTCTTCCAAAGCCTCGTCCGAAACCGTGGTGAGGGTTCATATATCCTGGAACTGAATACCCTGCACAATACCCTGCAGCCCAACCTGTCCTAGGTCCATGACCCCAGGGACCTGTTCTATCTCCATATGGCATATCTTTTCTTTCACCTCCTATATTTTATCTAAGAATATAATCACCACCTTCGATATGGATTGCACGACCATCAACAAGTGCTTTTATCACTTTTTTCCTTGCGCGTTGCAGATCGTTCCAAAGTGTTTTCCTTGAAATTCCCATTCTTATTGCAGCCTCCTCTTGAGTTAAATTCTCAAGATCGACAAGTCGAAGTGCTTCAAGTTCCTCAAAGGTGATCACGGTGGTGTTATCAGAAGAGTTTATCAATCCATTTGGTCTGAAGTAAGTTGTTTCTGGAATTTGCTCAATCCATCTTTTACCTCGACATCTGCCACGTCTTCTTTTCCAACCACATCCATATCTTGGCATGATTATATATTATTACTCATATGAGTAACAAATATAAATATATTTCTATTTATGAATCCATCTAAATTGAACTTAAAAATAAACAAGAATACTTAAAATAATTCTTCTTTTATATAATTTAAAGTGTTTAGATATAAAATTCCAGATGTCGAAAAGATAAAGAAGAAACCTCCAAAGGCCTTAGCCTAGTTTATGATTCGTTCTTAATATCGCTTAAATAATGCACTTATTGAACACATTTATCAAAACCATCATATGTACCATCCCATTTTATATCAAAGGTCTTTGTAGGGTTATTACCAATGCCTGAAAAAATAGATACTTCGAGACTATACTTTCTTTCTGGTTCTAAATACATAATTCTATCTGATACAGTCTCTATCTTATCAGTATTCATTCTCAATCTTAATACATCTAGTTCCTCCGATTCCTTAGCGTTGATGGTTATGGGTCCAAATATGTCATCTAAAGAGTCATAAATGGTCGGGTCAAGTTTGATCCAATGAAGTAATACTTGGGGTGTTAGTCTCATACAGTCTTTAATCATAGTGAGTTTAGCTTCACAATATGTTGCTGGCGTCCTTCCAAAATTTCTTACTACCATGCGAAGTAATTTAGATTTTGGTCCGTAAAAACCATGATCTTCACTCTTTATGTCAATATATGGTTTAATCTTATTGTACTCCTTAAAATCGATCTTAAGGTGTGGTCTCCTCCACTTTTTTGCAAGTCTTTTACTATATGTTCCAGACGTAACTACATCGACTTCTTTAGAAGCTATTTCTAAAGATGAGTTTTTAATCGCCTTAATAAAATCATCAGTATCTATAACTATTGAATTATTACTGTTTATTTTCTGTTTTATCTTTTTGTCGTGATCTTTAGACATAACGAGATTATATGTTCTTATTATTTATTCTTATTATTATTTATTCATTACAAAGATTTTTTCATCCACAGTATGTAACCTTTGTACTGTGGGCAATTGCTGGCATAATACTTTTCCAACACTGGATTGTCATCATGCTGGGTATCCCAATTATACCTTTGACATATATTGGTTTAATCAGAGCAGATAAAGACTTGATTAAGAAGTTTGGAGATGATTACAGACATTATATGGATAAGGTGCCAAGAGCAAACTTTTTGCTTCGCATCATACGGTATCTACGACGTAGAAAGAACATCGAGGACCGTGCCTCATTTCGTTAAGTTTTTCTGAATCTCTGGACTTGAAACCTTGTCAAAAAGTTACTATTGCCCAGCTTTAAATCCCAGATCAAAAACTTTTTTATTCAATTCAAGATACCTTTTTGGTATTACTTCTTTCATCCCTTTTAAAATGGATTGTTTCTTTAATGGAATTAATTTTTTTGCAGAAGCATAGCCTAATATATAGATGTTCGTCGATATGATGCCTCCT encodes:
- a CDS encoding DUF134 domain-containing protein produces the protein MPRYGCGWKRRRGRCRGKRWIEQIPETTYFRPNGLINSSDNTTVITFEELEALRLVDLENLTQEEAAIRMGISRKTLWNDLQRARKKVIKALVDGRAIHIEGGDYILR